GAGACGGTCGACAGCGGCGGGCTGTTCGACGTCGAGGTCGTCGGAAATGTCCTCGAAGTCCGGGATGGCTCCGGGCTAATCGAACGCTGTCCCGAGTGTGGCCGCGTCATCCAGAACGACCAGTGTCGGACTCACGGAACGGTCGACGGTGAGGACGACCTGCGAATCAAGGCCATTCTCGACGACGGCACCGACACCGTCACGGCGATTATCGGCTCGGAGCTGACCGAGGAGATCTACGGCGGCGACGTCGACGACGCCAAGGAGGCCGCCCGTGAGGCGATGGACAAGGAGGTCGTCGCCGAGACGATTCGGAGCCAACTGGTGGGTCGGGCCTATCGAGTTCGCGGCTCGTTGTCAGTCGACGAGTACGGGGCGAATCTTAACGTCGAGGAGTTCGAGGTGGCCGGCGAGGATCCGGCCGCGCTTGCGACGGCCGCGCTCGCGGAGGTGCGCCAATGAGCGCCGAGGGAGATTCCGGACCGGGGCGACGCGAGGTCGCCTACCGACTATTTGCTGCGGAGTTCGACGACGCCTCGCTGTCGTACTCCGAGAGCGACGAGGAGCGCGCGCCGAACTTCGTTGTTACGCCGACCGGCCTTCGGGTCAACCGACTGTTCGCAGTCGGGGTGCTGACCGAGGTCGAATCGATCAACGAGGACACGCTTCGGGGGCGGATTGTCGACCCAACCGGCGCGTTCGTCACCTACGCTGGCCAGTATCAACCCCCAGCACAGGCGTTCCTCGACCAGACCACCCCACCAGCGTTCGTGGCGATCACTGGCAAAGCTCGAACCTTCGAGCCGGAGGACTCCGACCGGGTGTTCACCTCGGTTCGGCCGGAGAGCCTCAGCGAGGTCGACAGCGACACCCGCGACCGATGGGTGGTCTCGGCGGCCGAAGCGACGCTCCACCGAATTGCGGTCTGTGCGGCCGCGCTTGACTCCTCGCTGCGGGGCGACAAGCTACAGGCCGCCCTCAGCGAGGCCGGTGTCGACGACTCGCTAGCGGTGGGCATTCCGCGCGCACTCGACCATTACGGGACGACGACGGCATATCTCGATGCACTGCGGCAGGTCGCTATCGACGCGCTCGAACTCGTTGCCGACGAGCGCGAGGAGGTACGCGCGCTGGATATCGCACCCAACGAGGGCGGCGAGACGGGTCTCGGCGCGGTCCCAGACGTCGACATCGATCTCGCTGCCGAGCCAGCTTCGGAGCCAGGGCTAGAGCCGGAGCCTGCCTCCGAGTCAGCGGCGGAATCTGCTTCAGAGTCAGCCTCAACAGAGGAGCCAGCCGACGCGGAACCGACGACAGCCTCGGAGTCAGCCGACACAGCGACTGCAGATACATCCGAGACATCGACTACCGAAGCGGCAGCCGAATCGTCGGATACGTCGGCTACTGATCCAGCCGACCACGAGACGTCGACCGAGTCGACTGAGACGGGAGACAGCATCGAGGCAGCAGAGCCGGATACGGAAGCCGCAAACGGGGCGTCAGATCCAGATGCGGACGCCGGGACAGTGGCTCCGGCCGGTGACGATGCCATTGAACCGGCCGCCGAGGAGTCTGCTGACGAGGGTGCTTCCGAGGAGACCGGAATGTACCAACTCGACGAGCAAGAACGCGAGGAACTCGAATCAGATTTCGACACCGGGTTCTCCAGCGGTAACGACGTCGACCCGGCTGGCGAGGCCGACATCGACGTGCCGGATGTCGACGAACTCGCTGAGCAGGCCGAGCAGGCCGAGCAGTCTCAGGCTGAAGAGTCAGCCACCGCAGAGACAGAGACAACTGACGACGAAGAGACGCTTGGGGAGTTCGACGACGGGTTGGACGAGTTCGATAACGACGAGTCCACGACTACCGAACCCGTCACTGATGACGCGCCTGCAGTGGAGCCAAACACAGAAGCGGCTGCTGAATCACCGGCGGTCGACGCCTCGGACGACAGTTCGGCGGACGCCGAAGCCGACGAGCCACCAGCTGAGGAGATTGACCTCGAAGAGACAGTCGTCGAGACGATGGCCGATTTGGACGACGGCGACGGCGTCGACCGTGCAGACCTCGTGACCGAGATCGTCGACACCTACGGCGTCGACGAGGAAGCCGTCGAGGGGGCCATCGCCGACGCGCTGATGGGCGGCCGGTGTTACGAGCCGGGTGACGGAGTCCTGAAGGCGATCTGATGGGCCTCGGCTCCCGACCCCGTGTCGAGCCGGTTCCCAACGCCCCGGCCGCGACGGTCGACCTCGGAGACGAGCAGGCACTAGTAGTCGGTGACTACCACGCCGGAATCGAGGCTGGACTTCGCTACGAACGTGGTGTCGAACTCCCGAGCAACGGCGCGGAGCGTCGACAGCGTCTGCAGACTCTGGTCAACGAGACCGGCGTCGACCGACTGGTGATTCTCGGTGATCTCGGCCACCGAATCGGTACTGTCGAGCAGGTCGAGCGCGAGGAACTCGACGCGCTGTACTCGGTGGTCGTCGAGGATTTGGGGGTACCGATTACCGTCGCCCCCGGCAACCACGACGGAGGGCTTGATCAGGTATGGGGCGACCGCGATGGCGTCGACATCCTATCGCCGTCGGGTGGACTGCTCGCCACCGAGGAAACAGGGTTGGTGGGCGTGTTCCATGGCCATACGTGGCCGGACCAATCGCTGCTGTCGGCCGACGTGATCTGTATGGCCCACGAACATCCAACCGTCAAACTCCAAGATAGCGTGGGTGGCTACCGAACCGAGAAGGCGTGGCTCCGCGGTCGACTCGACCGGTCGGTGCTTGCCAAGGGGGTCGGCTGTGACCCCGAGGCGCTGGAGTGGGCAGATCCCGAACTCATCGTCATGCCAGCGTTCAACGACCGGTCGGGAGGGACATGGATCAATGTCGACGAAGCGGGATTCTTGGCTCCGTTTCTCCCTGACGCGCTTCGCAGTGGAGAGCTATATCTACTCGATGGGACGCGATTGGGTGCCTACCAGCAGGTCTGAGCCGGACGCAAATGTGGTCATCTATACTCTCCCAGCCACGAGGGCGATGTGCTTAATCCGCTCGCGCTGCTTGGTTGAACAATGAGTTCTGCGGACGCAGAGTCGGGCGTCGATGCCTTTTCTCATCTCGGTGAGACGGTGCGAGCCGCGCTTTCTGACCGCGGTTTTTCAACCCCCACCGAGCCACAGCGGCGAGCCATTCCGCCGCTTGCTTCGGGTCGCAACACACTGGTCATCGCCCCAACCGGCACCGGGAAAACCGAGA
This sequence is a window from Halohasta litchfieldiae. Protein-coding genes within it:
- a CDS encoding metallophosphoesterase; this translates as MGLGSRPRVEPVPNAPAATVDLGDEQALVVGDYHAGIEAGLRYERGVELPSNGAERRQRLQTLVNETGVDRLVILGDLGHRIGTVEQVEREELDALYSVVVEDLGVPITVAPGNHDGGLDQVWGDRDGVDILSPSGGLLATEETGLVGVFHGHTWPDQSLLSADVICMAHEHPTVKLQDSVGGYRTEKAWLRGRLDRSVLAKGVGCDPEALEWADPELIVMPAFNDRSGGTWINVDEAGFLAPFLPDALRSGELYLLDGTRLGAYQQV